DNA from Deinococcus sp. YIM 134068:
GGACCGGCCGGCGTGACTTGATAGGAGCGTGGCACCGCCCCCACTGAGATGTGTCCGCCGACCGGCCCAACCGTCCCTCTTCCGGAGTGAAGGAGGCAGCCTTCATGGTTGTCGTTGGTGCTGATGTTCACAAGCGGACCCACACGTTCGTCGGGGTCGACGAGGCCGCCCGGGAGCTGGGCCACAAGACGTTCCCGGCGACGACGGAGGGCCATCAGGCCGCGGTCAGGTGGGCCCGGGCGACGTTCGGCCGCGACCTGCATTGGGCGGTCGAGGACTGCCGCCACCTCTCGGCCCGACTCGAGCGCGACCTGCTCACCGACGGCCAGGCCGTGGTGCGGGTACCGCCGAAGATGATGGCCGAGCAACGCCGCATCGCACGGACGCGCGGCAAGTCCGACCCGATCGACGCCGCCGCCGTCGCTCGGGCCGCGCTGCGCGAACCCGACCTACCGGTCGCCTCACACGACGACGTCTCGCGGGAGCTGAAGCTGCTCGTCGACCGACGAGAAGACCTAGTCACGACGCGAACGGCCACGATCAACCGGCTGCTGTGGCGCGTCCACGAGCTCGACCCGAGCTGGGCGCCACCAGCCAAGTCGCTGGACCTGACCAAGCACCAGCAAGCGTTGAAGGCCCGGCTGGACTCGGTTGTGGAGGACGGTGTCGTCGGCCTGGTGGCCGAGCTCGCTGCCGCTGAGCTGGCCGAGATCATCGAGCTGACCGCCAAGATCAACACGCTGGC
Protein-coding regions in this window:
- a CDS encoding IS110 family transposase — protein: MKEAAFMVVVGADVHKRTHTFVGVDEAARELGHKTFPATTEGHQAAVRWARATFGRDLHWAVEDCRHLSARLERDLLTDGQAVVRVPPKMMAEQRRIARTRGKSDPIDAAAVARAALREPDLPVASHDDVSRELKLLVDRREDLVTTRTATINRLLWRVHELDPSWAPPAKSLDLTKHQQALKARLDSVVEDGVVGLVAELAAAELAEIIELTAKINTLAKRIERRVDEAAPTLLAMPGVGPLTAAKIVGEAAGVGRFKSEAAFARHSGIAPIPVWSGNTAGRVRLTRSGNRQLNAAIHRIAITQIRLDGLGQAYYRKKKAEGMSNSEALRCLKRRLVRVVYGHLHTDQDAARPRLLAAA